A single window of Lysobacter oculi DNA harbors:
- the recC gene encoding exodeoxyribonuclease V subunit gamma gives MTEASTPRHALPQTEAARGTTGLVIYRASRLEALLDPFRDLLAATWPENPLQPQTVIAAHPGIKQWLTGALARRMGEGGIVANLDVVLPSTWIDRLAQTRLDEQAVALPRYQRAQLRWNLHEWLGDAASVKGLDDPRIERFLAPPGADAAERARRLYQLADRLAKLYSQYLVYRPDWLEAWQGGKRRFATGKSSDGALIDTEVRLLAPLWRHAAESLGTHRAEVMKSLIADLNADGRERAPLHVFGVSHLAPMELQALRAYAEQALVALYLPDPCRDYWGVLDGVDAAAWRIDEERLMEEAGEGEWWRPQRHELLSRWGRMGQHFFSAVADANVREDSRHWRDAQDEAPSNRLQRVQASILRLDEGLIAPGADIDTELRDASLRMHACHTPKRELEVLRDAMLDARAAGIAPGEMLVMAPDIRRYLPLIPAVFGEPGSTREPIPFHMADVPASSSHPLFAAMARLLRLPAARITAPEVLDLLSLPDVARRFGLQPSGLAALEYLLADSHVAWSLDPAHRAGFGVPGLPEHGFAWAVDRMIAGHLFVDESDDANHALELADGSELLPLAGVEGDAAQAMAALDGLLTVVQRVQTLSTREMTASRWATALVALCEQALRIDTQDRAAREAWDTLLQLLRGLQEETAAAGVDPVLHWSVVQERTLAALDAVPERQPFLLGGATFCGMVPQRAIPFRFIAVLGLDDGEFPRTPNDGGLDLMARLRRIGDREQRSDDRYLFLETLMSARDRLHLGWIGEGVGDGQPRNPAAPLAELMAMLERADAIADARMPPVETPEGEESPRTHAKTQAWRVAHPLQPFDARYFDARDARLYTFDASQVPLRKTRAKADDEAASSATADANEAVATPPERITLRDLVAYFRDPGRHLLERHARAKLDALDDDGLEGEEPLAPTLPAFDSVARRLFREGAADDVAPDWLRLSGRLPSGALGEAAWQHEAGVLRDIRAAAEREGIAPGTPRDIPIDLVLDIDGHAMPLQGHVRNVFDRAEGGLQLIGIPVGNKGLKKAKELGFRHYLPLFIEWLALRLATPAEVPVRIAMLCDEKSDAWAAAINDWDASLQTGDTSLDEVRARLTQLAGWWLEAPQHPLRWFPDTAQAAVDVRDQKDMPAVERAVRDRWLGNWGAGERDRAPGANALLAGDESFDAGSPALHALIDFARQVDACLHFASPKPAEGDA, from the coding sequence ATGACCGAAGCCTCCACGCCCCGCCACGCGCTGCCGCAGACCGAAGCCGCGCGCGGCACGACCGGGCTGGTGATCTATCGCGCATCGCGGCTGGAGGCGCTGCTCGACCCGTTCCGCGACCTGCTCGCCGCGACCTGGCCCGAGAACCCGCTGCAGCCGCAGACGGTGATCGCCGCGCATCCCGGCATCAAGCAATGGCTGACCGGCGCGCTGGCCCGGCGCATGGGCGAGGGCGGCATCGTCGCCAACCTCGACGTGGTGCTGCCGAGCACGTGGATCGACCGCCTTGCGCAGACGCGGTTGGACGAACAGGCGGTGGCCCTGCCGCGCTACCAACGCGCGCAACTGCGCTGGAACCTGCACGAATGGCTGGGCGATGCGGCTTCGGTGAAGGGGCTCGACGATCCGCGCATCGAACGCTTCCTTGCGCCGCCCGGCGCCGATGCCGCCGAGCGCGCGCGCCGCCTTTACCAGTTGGCCGATCGGCTGGCGAAGCTGTATTCGCAATACCTCGTCTATCGCCCCGACTGGCTGGAGGCCTGGCAAGGCGGCAAGCGTCGCTTCGCCACCGGGAAATCCAGCGACGGCGCGTTGATCGACACCGAAGTGCGCCTGCTCGCGCCGCTCTGGCGTCATGCTGCGGAATCGCTGGGCACGCATCGCGCGGAAGTGATGAAGTCGCTCATCGCCGACCTCAATGCGGATGGCCGCGAACGTGCGCCGCTGCACGTCTTCGGCGTCAGCCATCTCGCGCCGATGGAACTGCAAGCCCTGCGCGCCTATGCCGAACAGGCGCTGGTTGCGTTGTATCTCCCCGACCCCTGCCGCGATTACTGGGGCGTGCTCGATGGCGTGGATGCCGCGGCGTGGCGCATCGACGAAGAACGCTTGATGGAAGAGGCGGGCGAGGGCGAATGGTGGCGGCCGCAACGCCACGAACTGCTCTCGCGCTGGGGCCGCATGGGCCAGCATTTCTTCAGCGCCGTGGCCGATGCCAACGTGCGCGAAGACAGCCGCCACTGGCGCGATGCGCAGGACGAAGCGCCTTCGAACCGGTTGCAGCGCGTGCAGGCCAGCATCCTTCGGCTGGACGAAGGTTTGATCGCGCCGGGTGCCGACATCGACACCGAATTGCGAGATGCCTCCCTGCGCATGCACGCCTGCCACACGCCCAAGCGCGAGCTGGAAGTGCTGCGCGACGCGATGCTCGATGCGCGCGCGGCGGGAATCGCGCCCGGCGAGATGCTGGTGATGGCGCCCGACATCCGCCGTTACCTGCCGCTGATTCCCGCGGTGTTCGGCGAGCCCGGCAGCACGCGTGAGCCGATTCCCTTCCACATGGCCGATGTGCCGGCGTCGAGCAGCCACCCGTTGTTCGCGGCGATGGCGCGCCTGCTGCGGCTGCCGGCCGCGCGCATCACCGCGCCCGAAGTGCTGGACCTGCTGTCGCTGCCCGATGTCGCGCGCCGCTTCGGCTTGCAGCCGAGCGGGCTTGCGGCGCTGGAATACCTGCTGGCCGACAGCCACGTGGCGTGGTCGCTGGACCCCGCGCATCGCGCCGGATTCGGCGTGCCGGGCTTGCCCGAACACGGCTTCGCCTGGGCCGTGGACCGGATGATCGCCGGGCATCTGTTCGTCGATGAAAGCGACGATGCGAACCACGCGCTCGAACTTGCCGATGGCAGCGAACTGTTGCCACTCGCCGGGGTGGAAGGCGATGCGGCGCAAGCGATGGCCGCGCTCGACGGCCTGCTCACGGTCGTGCAACGCGTGCAGACGCTCTCGACGCGCGAGATGACGGCCAGCCGCTGGGCCACGGCGCTGGTCGCGCTGTGCGAACAGGCCTTGCGCATTGACACGCAGGACCGCGCCGCGCGTGAGGCCTGGGACACGCTGCTGCAACTGCTGCGCGGCCTGCAGGAGGAAACCGCAGCCGCCGGCGTGGACCCGGTGCTGCATTGGTCGGTGGTGCAGGAACGCACGCTTGCCGCGCTCGATGCGGTGCCGGAGCGCCAGCCCTTCCTGCTCGGTGGCGCGACATTTTGCGGCATGGTGCCGCAGCGCGCGATCCCGTTCCGTTTCATCGCGGTGCTCGGGCTGGACGATGGCGAATTCCCGCGCACGCCCAACGATGGTGGCCTCGACCTGATGGCACGCCTGCGCCGCATCGGCGACCGCGAGCAGCGCAGCGACGACCGCTATCTGTTCCTTGAAACGCTGATGTCGGCGCGTGATCGCCTGCACCTGGGCTGGATCGGCGAAGGCGTGGGCGATGGACAGCCGCGCAACCCCGCCGCGCCACTGGCCGAATTGATGGCGATGCTGGAACGTGCCGACGCCATCGCCGATGCGCGCATGCCGCCCGTCGAAACACCCGAAGGCGAAGAATCGCCGCGTACGCATGCGAAGACGCAGGCGTGGCGCGTCGCGCACCCGTTGCAGCCGTTCGATGCGCGCTACTTCGATGCCCGCGATGCGCGGCTCTACACCTTCGATGCCAGCCAGGTGCCGCTGCGGAAAACGCGCGCTAAAGCAGATGACGAAGCCGCATCGTCAGCCACGGCTGATGCGAATGAAGCAGTCGCAACGCCGCCCGAACGCATCACGTTGCGTGATCTCGTCGCGTATTTCCGCGACCCTGGACGTCATCTGCTGGAACGCCACGCCCGCGCCAAGCTCGATGCGCTGGACGATGATGGCCTGGAAGGCGAAGAGCCGCTCGCGCCCACCTTGCCGGCCTTCGACAGCGTGGCACGTCGACTGTTCCGCGAAGGCGCGGCCGATGACGTAGCGCCGGATTGGCTGCGACTCTCCGGTCGCCTGCCCAGCGGCGCGTTGGGCGAGGCCGCATGGCAACACGAGGCCGGCGTGCTGCGCGACATCCGCGCCGCCGCCGAGCGCGAAGGCATCGCGCCGGGCACGCCGCGCGACATCCCGATCGATCTCGTGCTGGACATCGATGGCCACGCCATGCCGCTGCAAGGCCATGTGCGCAACGTGTTCGATCGCGCGGAAGGTGGCCTGCAACTGATCGGCATTCCGGTCGGCAACAAGGGGCTGAAGAAGGCGAAGGAACTCGGCTTCCGCCACTATCTTCCGCTGTTCATCGAATGGCTCGCCTTGCGGCTGGCGACGCCTGCGGAAGTGCCGGTGCGCATCGCGATGCTGTGCGACGAGAAAAGCGATGCGTGGGCGGCGGCGATCAACGACTGGGACGCGTCGTTGCAGACGGGCGACACATCGTTGGACGAGGTGCGCGCGCGCCTGACCCAACTCGCGGGCTGGTGGCTGGAAGCGCCGCAGCATCCGCTGCGATGGTTCCCTGACACGGCGCAGGCGGCGGTGGACGTGCGTGATCAGAAAGACATGCCTGCGGTTGAAAGGGCGGTGCGGGACAGGTGGCTCGGCAACTGGGGCGCAGGCGAACGCGATCGCGCGCCGGGTGCGAACGCACTTCTTGCGGGCGACGAGAGTTTCGATGCGGGGTCGCCAGCGTTGCATGCGTTGATCGACTTCGCGAGGCAAGTGGATGCCTGCCTGCATTTCGCATCGCCCAAGCCCGCTGAAGGTGACGCATGA
- a CDS encoding lytic murein transglycosylase — protein MIRSSRFVITALAASLLAACAATPPKAPPPRAPQGPEPPPVVAPAPSGPAAVAPTASELAQFQTCMAGLRAPAIAAGVSDAAFSQHATSVVPDMGVLPLLDRQPEFSTALWDYLAMLVDSRRVAQGRERLATHAALLSQVQARTGVDPATVVAVWGVESDYGQNFGKRPLLQSLGTLSCFGRRQAFFRSEFYEALKIVQRGDVRVEDMKGSWAGAFGHTQFMPSTYNRIAVDFDGDGRRDLVGSIPDALGSTANYLVRSGWRTGQPWGYEVTLPSGFNTALAGRTNRRALSDWQAMGVARVDGGGIELPADTRAAVLVPTGVNGPAFLVFKNYDAIYSYNAAESYALAISLLADRLRGGTGLRTPWPTDDPGLGRDERVELQKLLLARGHAIGNPDGVLGTASREAIKREQARLGMNADGRAGMKLLKALREGR, from the coding sequence GTGATCCGCAGCTCCCGATTCGTCATCACCGCGCTTGCCGCGTCCCTGCTGGCCGCCTGCGCCGCCACGCCGCCGAAAGCCCCGCCGCCGCGCGCGCCGCAGGGGCCGGAACCGCCGCCCGTCGTCGCACCCGCGCCGAGCGGCCCGGCCGCCGTCGCGCCGACCGCCAGCGAACTCGCCCAGTTCCAGACCTGCATGGCCGGCCTGCGCGCGCCGGCCATCGCCGCCGGTGTCAGCGACGCCGCCTTCAGCCAGCACGCCACGAGCGTGGTGCCCGACATGGGCGTGCTGCCGCTGCTCGACCGTCAGCCGGAATTCTCCACCGCGCTCTGGGATTACCTGGCCATGCTGGTCGACAGCCGCCGCGTGGCCCAGGGCCGCGAGCGCCTGGCCACGCATGCCGCGCTGCTGTCGCAGGTGCAGGCGCGGACCGGCGTGGACCCGGCCACGGTGGTCGCGGTCTGGGGCGTGGAAAGCGACTACGGCCAGAATTTCGGCAAGCGCCCGCTGCTGCAGTCGCTGGGCACGCTGTCGTGCTTCGGGCGGCGGCAGGCGTTCTTCCGCAGTGAGTTCTATGAGGCGCTGAAGATCGTCCAGCGCGGCGACGTGCGGGTGGAGGACATGAAGGGCTCGTGGGCCGGCGCGTTCGGGCACACGCAGTTCATGCCGTCCACCTACAACCGCATCGCGGTGGATTTCGATGGCGATGGCCGCCGCGACCTGGTCGGCAGCATCCCCGATGCACTCGGTTCCACCGCCAACTATCTCGTGCGTTCGGGTTGGCGCACGGGCCAGCCCTGGGGCTACGAGGTCACGTTGCCTTCCGGCTTCAACACCGCGCTGGCCGGGCGCACCAACCGCCGTGCGCTGTCCGACTGGCAGGCGATGGGCGTGGCGCGTGTGGACGGCGGCGGCATCGAACTGCCCGCCGATACCCGCGCCGCCGTGCTGGTGCCGACCGGCGTGAACGGCCCGGCCTTCCTCGTCTTCAAGAACTACGACGCGATCTACAGCTACAACGCCGCCGAGAGCTACGCGCTGGCGATTTCGCTGCTGGCCGACCGGCTGCGCGGCGGCACCGGCCTGCGCACGCCGTGGCCGACCGATGACCCCGGCCTGGGCCGCGACGAGCGCGTGGAACTGCAGAAGCTGCTGCTCGCGCGCGGGCATGCCATCGGCAACCCGGACGGCGTACTGGGTACCGCCAGCCGCGAGGCGATCAAGCGCGAACAGGCGCGGCTCGGCATGAACGCCGATGGCCGCGCCGGGATGAAGCTGCTGAAGGCCCTGCGCGAAGGGCGCTGA
- a CDS encoding DUF937 domain-containing protein: MSSLTDDIFSQLSGPALQQISQQLGTGQTQTAGAVAAALPLLLGALGRNASQPQGAKALFGALGRDHSGAAGMGIGDILGAVLGGAQSRQTDGLGQLGHIFGGRQQQAVSGLGQATGLGSDKAQMLLKILAPIVMAYLAKRMFGGGQAQAASPSAGMLGSILGQEQQAVQQQGGLGGGLLGAVLDQDGDGDLDMGDVLKAGMGMLGGRR, from the coding sequence ATGAGCAGCTTGACCGACGACATCTTCTCCCAGCTTTCCGGGCCGGCCCTGCAGCAGATCAGCCAGCAGCTCGGTACCGGCCAGACCCAGACGGCGGGTGCGGTCGCGGCGGCGCTGCCGTTGCTGCTCGGCGCACTGGGCCGCAACGCCAGCCAGCCGCAGGGCGCGAAAGCGCTGTTCGGCGCGCTGGGGCGTGACCATTCCGGCGCTGCGGGCATGGGCATCGGCGACATCCTCGGTGCGGTGCTGGGCGGCGCGCAGTCGCGCCAGACCGACGGCCTGGGCCAGCTCGGCCACATCTTCGGCGGTCGCCAGCAGCAGGCGGTGAGCGGCCTGGGCCAGGCCACCGGCCTCGGCAGCGACAAGGCGCAGATGCTGCTCAAGATCCTTGCGCCGATCGTCATGGCCTACCTCGCCAAGCGCATGTTCGGTGGCGGCCAGGCGCAGGCGGCCTCGCCTTCGGCCGGCATGCTCGGCAGCATCCTCGGCCAGGAACAACAGGCGGTGCAGCAGCAGGGCGGCCTCGGTGGCGGCCTGCTCGGCGCGGTGCTGGACCAGGACGGCGACGGCGACTTGGACATGGGCGACGTGCTCAAGGCCGGCATGGGCATGCTCGGTGGGCGTCGCTGA